From Haloglomus litoreum, the proteins below share one genomic window:
- a CDS encoding ABC transporter ATP-binding protein — translation MAAIRSEGLSKYYGDVRGIEDLTFDVREGEIFGFLGPNGAGKTTFIRTLLGFQSPTAGSAELLGRDIADQQALVAAKADVGYLPSDPGLDEGVTGRRLLDYYGSLRGDSRSAELLETFTPPLDRKVGEYSRGNKQMLAIVIAFMHDPDLVVMDEPTSGLDPLKQERFHEFVRSEAAAGKTLFLSSHILSEVQKVCDRVGIIREGRLVELETVEELLSRGGKVVRVRVRGEAGPEAFAIDGVHDLTIGAGEDERLVGHGGDSTTVSFTFTGDYDALVAHLTGFEVLGIDIEEAPLEDVFLRFYGDAPDGDGTESGPAAAENGAAPEEGA, via the coding sequence ATGGCCGCGATCCGAAGCGAGGGCTTGAGCAAGTACTACGGCGACGTCCGCGGCATCGAGGACCTCACGTTCGACGTCCGGGAGGGCGAGATATTCGGCTTCCTCGGCCCGAACGGGGCCGGGAAGACGACGTTCATCCGGACGCTACTGGGGTTCCAGTCGCCCACCGCCGGGTCCGCCGAACTGCTCGGCCGCGACATCGCCGACCAGCAGGCCCTCGTCGCGGCGAAGGCCGACGTGGGGTATCTCCCCAGCGACCCCGGACTGGACGAGGGCGTCACCGGCCGGCGGCTGCTGGACTACTACGGGTCGCTGCGCGGCGACAGCCGCAGCGCCGAGTTGCTGGAGACGTTCACCCCGCCACTCGACCGGAAGGTCGGGGAGTACTCGCGGGGCAACAAGCAGATGCTCGCCATCGTCATCGCGTTCATGCACGACCCCGACCTGGTCGTGATGGACGAGCCGACCTCCGGGCTCGACCCGCTCAAGCAGGAGCGGTTCCACGAGTTCGTCCGGAGCGAGGCCGCCGCGGGCAAGACCCTCTTCCTCTCCTCGCACATCCTCAGCGAGGTCCAGAAGGTCTGTGACCGGGTGGGGATCATCCGCGAGGGGCGGCTCGTCGAGCTCGAGACGGTCGAGGAACTGCTCTCCCGGGGTGGGAAGGTCGTCCGGGTCCGCGTCCGCGGGGAGGCCGGTCCCGAGGCGTTCGCCATCGACGGCGTTCACGACCTGACCATCGGCGCGGGCGAGGACGAGCGCCTCGTCGGACACGGGGGCGACTCGACCACGGTGTCGTTCACCTTCACGGGCGACTACGACGCCCTCGTCGCGCACCTGACCGGGTTCGAGGTGCTGGGCATCGACATCGAGGAGGCCCCGCTGGAGGACGTGTTCCTGCGGTTCTACGGCGATGCCCCGGACGGCGACGGCACCGAGTCGGGGCCGGCGGCCGCCGAGAACGGGGCCGCCCCCGAGGAGGGCGCCTGA
- a CDS encoding ABC transporter permease produces the protein MLPVARYETERRLLGTLAIAVGLSAFAGLFLAIGPSILEEVDFTEFVDAYPESLQNAFGLDGLGSLAGFLAAELYQFGFVILLGLYFAYLGGGVVAGDIETDRLDMLLSTPISRPRLLLEKFAGLVPSMLIVNAIVGTVVYVGALLVGEPIPLVDILLVHLLSLPYLLVTAAVGLLFSVAFSRSSTAQRGAIAVVFGLFMLETVVTDTDFGALGALSPSRYYDPTAVLVDSSYDLLGAFVLCEAAALLVVLALLRFQERDI, from the coding sequence ATGCTCCCGGTGGCGCGCTACGAGACCGAGCGACGGCTGCTCGGGACGCTCGCCATCGCCGTCGGCCTCTCGGCCTTCGCCGGGCTGTTCCTCGCCATCGGGCCCTCCATCCTCGAGGAGGTCGACTTCACGGAGTTCGTCGACGCGTACCCCGAGTCGCTCCAGAACGCCTTCGGGCTGGACGGCCTCGGCTCGCTGGCGGGCTTCCTCGCGGCCGAGCTGTACCAGTTCGGCTTCGTCATCCTGCTGGGGCTGTACTTCGCCTACCTCGGCGGTGGCGTCGTCGCCGGCGACATCGAGACCGACCGGCTCGACATGCTGCTGTCGACGCCCATCTCGCGCCCCCGGCTCCTGCTGGAGAAGTTCGCCGGACTCGTCCCGTCGATGCTGATCGTCAACGCCATCGTCGGCACGGTCGTCTACGTGGGCGCGCTCCTCGTGGGCGAGCCCATCCCGCTGGTGGACATCCTGCTGGTCCACCTGCTGTCGCTGCCGTACCTGCTGGTAACCGCGGCCGTCGGCCTGCTGTTCTCGGTCGCCTTCAGCCGGTCCTCGACGGCCCAGCGGGGAGCCATCGCGGTCGTGTTCGGCCTCTTCATGCTGGAGACGGTCGTCACGGACACGGACTTCGGCGCGCTCGGGGCGCTCAGCCCCTCGCGCTACTACGACCCGACCGCGGTACTGGTCGACTCGAGCTACGACCTCCTCGGCGCGTTCGTCCTCTGTGAGGCGGCGGCCCTGCTGGTCGTGCTCGCACTGCTGCGGTTCCAGGAGCGAGATATCTGA